CATGCTGGCGCATGCACAGGGAATAGTGACCATTTCCGATGCCACGTATCACCAGTTACAACGTCACGTCCAGAAAGAAGGCGCTTTGTGCCCACCCGTTGTAAGTGCTCCCTTAGCCCCAGGTCTTGCGAATACCACGTCACCGCGTGAGCCCCTCATTAGTAGCCCTTATTTCATCATCTTAAGTACCATTGGACCGCGTAAAAATCATTTATTACTGCTGCGTGTCTTCCAGAGATTGCTTGAACGGCATGGCCGCCATACTCCCAAACTTGTCATTATTGGCAAACGCAGTACCCCATGCTCCTCTACCCTGGCGTTGCTGGATAAGCAGGGGCCCTTAAAGGACGTTATCCTGGAGGCGCAGGCGAGCGATACCGAACTGGCCAATTATCTCCATTACGCCAGGGCTTTGTTATTCCCAACCTTTGCCGAAGGCTACGGATTACCGCTGGTTGAAGCCTTCAGTTTCGGGGTGCCGGTGATTGCGAGCGATTTGCCGGTTTTTCGCGACATCGCGGGCAATATACCCGATTACCTCGATCCACTGGATGGCCTGGGATGGATGCAGGCCATAGAAGACTACACGCTTGAGCACAGCGTGAGGCGTCAGGCCCAACTTGAACGGCTGGCGTCTTTCCGTGTGCCCGCATGGCAGGACCATTTCACCAAAGTGGACGCCTTTATGGATGAATTAGTAGCAACACACAAGCAGAGGTCTGTCGAAAAAACGGCTTCGATTGATTAATTTTTGACCAACTCCAAAAAATAAAATATACTTTGGATGCAGCGATTCAGCCTGCGCTAAGCCATCGCTCGATGGTTTGTCTGTTTATCCACGTGCCGGTCTGTGTTTACGACACTCTTTTTTCATTTTTAAAAGGAACTTAAAAATGCCTAATACTATCAAATCAGATCCAAAAGGAACATTAGGAGTGGCTTATGGTATGGTGGGGAATACTCTGGTTATTTCCGCTTCCCATAGCCGGCGTGAACTGATGCCCTTACAGTTCATTAAACCGAATGGCGAATGGACCAAACTTCAAGCTTCTGACATGGACACTTTGCCTTTCTCAACCGCCATCAATACCTTTGTTAATCGCAAGGAAGGTATTCAGGAAGTCTTATTTACAGGGGATGTGAATTTGGGATATTCAGATCAAAAGGTGGTTTCGCCACTGGTTGATGATTTGCTAAAAGGCTTTGAAACAACCACTATCCCGGTGACGAAAGTGCTCTATTCCGGGGAGCCCAAGATTGTGCGGGATTGCAATATGCAAATAAAAAAAGACCCTGACCTTATTGCCCATGCCGACAATACGTACGTGGTGGACATGGCAGCCCTTGCGGTCGCTAATCTGGTGAATGGCCGCCCCGTCAATGAGACCCCGGTATATGGCACCGGTCCTTCACAGCGTCAGCCTGCGAGCAGCATGGCAAAAGAGAACGCCAGTGAAGAGCAGGACATGTGGACGAGAACCGTCGCAACCGAGGAAGACGAGGACATGAACGCTCGGGAGGATTTCCATCATAAAGCGCATCCTGAGCAACTGACCCAAGCCGGGTTAACCCACAATCAGACTTTAAAACAAAAATTGGGTGATGAGCTTGGAAAAAATGCACCGGACAACAGCAATACACGTCAATACAATCCTTCATGAGCTTTCCTGGTGGGGAGAGATTGGATATCTCTCCTCACGTGCTTTGACAGCCAGTGAAAAAAAAAGTGAGTCCGGTGGTCTTTTTTTGCTATAGTCTTTGCCTGTTTGTCTATAATGCTGAGCTTCAATGAAAAAAGTCATCCTCACCGGCGATCGCCCCACCGGCCCCTTGCATCTTGGGCATTACATCGGCTCGTTAGTCAATCGCGTTAAGCTGCAGGAGTCGTATGAGCAGTTCGTTATGATAGCCGATGTGCAGGCCTTAACGGATAATTTCGAAAACCCGACCAAAATTATCGAAAACCTGCATGAAGTGGCTTTAGATTACCTGGCAGTGGGTATCGAGCCGCAAAAAAGCACGATTTTCATCCAATCGCAAATCCCTGAACTGCCCGAACTGACTCAGTATTTTTTAAATCTGGTCACACTGGGCCGTCTGGAAAGAAACCCCACGGTTAAAACCGAAATTCAGCAAAAAGGCTTTGATTCATCCATACCCGCCGGCTTTTTCTGTT
This Legionella sp. MW5194 DNA region includes the following protein-coding sequences:
- a CDS encoding glycosyltransferase family 1 protein — translated: MKRIILDITSLSNLLRKRRLPHGVPRVALAYLKHYFHDMHILFRVRGRSIILSRHHSEKVGRLLLAWEFGSFLKLIRLILRGALSPSGLDPKCHYFVIKLDYKGFKYPRYLATITRNHFNMLAVLHDLIPLLNPEFCTPASSLQFKNHLSRMLAHAQGIVTISDATYHQLQRHVQKEGALCPPVVSAPLAPGLANTTSPREPLISSPYFIILSTIGPRKNHLLLLRVFQRLLERHGRHTPKLVIIGKRSTPCSSTLALLDKQGPLKDVILEAQASDTELANYLHYARALLFPTFAEGYGLPLVEAFSFGVPVIASDLPVFRDIAGNIPDYLDPLDGLGWMQAIEDYTLEHSVRRQAQLERLASFRVPAWQDHFTKVDAFMDELVATHKQRSVEKTASID